A window of the Schistocerca nitens isolate TAMUIC-IGC-003100 chromosome 5, iqSchNite1.1, whole genome shotgun sequence genome harbors these coding sequences:
- the LOC126260580 gene encoding uncharacterized protein LOC126260580: MVPPESESARSCAQAAAAAAAAAAAGGGGSRRSAEAPSGAEQRWPPQPVRAAAPAGDAAATPAAPAAPSDAAATAAGATLTLYYVVLPGSRLPSAPPPPLLMDAAAVAAAGVQPGAVVVAGSSSSSASSAASTTSGAAATNGSSSSSSSVGGGGGDPPSPPAASAPAAAFTRYAGVLCPPAAGPRRASETPRSPTTSSLPPATFSFPESLHIKI, translated from the exons ATGGTCCCGCCGGAAAGCGAGAGTGCGCGCAGCTGtgcgcaggcggcggcggcggcggcggcggcggcggcggcaggtggCGGCGGCAGTAGGCGCAGCGCAGAGGCGCCGAGCGGAGCGGAGCAGCGCTGGCCGCCACAGCCGG TGCGCGCCGCCGCGCCCGCGGGGGATGCCGCCGCCACcccggccgcccccgccgcccccagcgacgccgccgccaccgccgccggcgcGACCCTGACGCTCTACTACGTCGTGCTACCCGGGTCGCGCCTGCCCTCGGCGCCGCCTCCGCCGCTCCTCATGGACGCCGCCGCCGTAGCCGCGGCCGGCGTGCAGCCGGGCGCCGTCGTCGTggcgggcagcagcagcagcagcgcctcctccgccgcctccaccacctcCGGCGCCGCCGCCAccaacggcagcagcagcagcagcagcagcgtgggcggcgggggcggcgacccGCCCAGCCCGCCGGCAGCCAGCGCGCCCGCCGCCGCCTTCACGAGGTACGCTGGCGTCCTCTGCCCGCCGGCCGCTGGGCCGCGCCGCGCCTCCGAGACGCCGCGCTCGCCGACCACATCTTCCCTTCCCCCTGCAACCTTCTCCTTTCCAGAATCCCTGCACATAAAGATATAA